CAACCGGTCCTGGCGGGCGGCCACCCGGGTGACGGACGCGCCGAGGGCGTCCAGCGCCGTGTCGATGGCGGACCTCCCTGCTCCATCCGGGTGATTAGGTTGGCCTTACCTTACTCAATCCGGCCCCGCGCGCCAGTTCCGGTACCCGCCGGGGTGTTCGCGGTGAGCGGACAAACACGGCCCCGCGGAATCGCCGGGAGAAGCCGTGCGTTGGACTCTTACGTCAGCGACCAGCGCAGACTCATCGCCGGGCACGTCCGGCGTCTACACCAGCTGTGACCTAATCCGCCCCAGTGGTAGTCCGGCGGCACCGCCTGGCTACTACAGTGGACTCACGGTGCTGAATCCATCGCCACGTGATGGGTGCTCACCGCCGGCGCAGCAGTCGAGGGAGTGGGAATGTTCGAGAGGTTCACCGACCGCGCGAGGCGGGTGGTCGTCCTGGCCCAGGAAGAGGCCCGGATGCTCAACCACAACTACATCGGCACCGAGCACATCCTCCTGGGCCTGATCCACGAGGGTGAGGGTGTCGCCGCCAAGGCGCTCGAATCGTTGGGTATCGCGCTGGAAGGCGTCCGTCAGCAGGTCGAGGAGATCATCGGCCAGGGCCAGCAGGCGCCGAGCGGGCACATCCCGTTCACCCCGCGCGCCAAGAAGGTGCTCGAGCTGTCGCTGCGCGAGGCGCTGCAGCTCGGCCACAACTACATCGGCACCGAGCACATCCTGCTCGGCCTGATCCGCGAGGGCGAGGGCGTCGCCGCGCAGGTGCTCGTCAAGCTCGGCGCGGACCTCAACCGGGTGCGCCAGCAGGTGCTGCAGCTGCTGTCCGGCTACCAGGGCAAGGAGCCCGCCGAGGCCGGCTCCGGCCGTGGCGAGGGCACCCCGTCGTCGTCGCTGGTGCTCGACCAGTTCGGCCGCAACCTCACCCAGTCGGCGCGTGAGGGCAAGCTGGACCCGGTGATCGGGCGCGGCAAGGAGATCGAGCGGGTCATGCAGGTGCTGTCCCGCCGCACCAAGAACAACCCGGTGCTGATCGGCGAGCCCGGCGTCGGCAAGACCGCCGTCGTCGAGGGCCTGGCCCAGAACATCGTCAAGGGCGAGGTGCCCGAGACGCTCAAGGACAAGCAGCTCTACACGCTCGACCTGGGCTCCCTGGTCGCCGGTTCCCGCTACCGCGGTGACTTCGAAGAGCGCCTGAAGAAGGTGCTCAAGGAGATCAAGACCCGCGGCGACATCATCCTGTTCATCGACGAGCTGCACACGCTCGTCGGCGCGGGTGCCGCCGAGGGCGCGATCGACGCCGCGTCGATCCTCAAGCCGATGCTGGCCCGTGGTGAGCTGCAGACCATCGGCGCCACCACCCTCGAGGAGTACCGCAAGTACATCGAGAAGGACGCCGCGCTGGAGCGCCGCTTCCAGCCGATCCAGGTCGGCGAGCCCTCGCTCGAGCACACCATCGAGATCCTCAAGGGCCTGCGGGACCGCTACGAGGCGCACCACCGGGTGTCGATCACCGACTCCGCGCTGGTCGCCGCGGCCACCCTGGCCGACCGGTACATCAACGACCGGTTCCTGCCGGACAAGGCGATCGACCTGATCGACGAGGCCGGCGCCCGCATGCGCATCCGCCGCATGACGGCTCCGCCGGACCTGCGCGAGTTCGACGAGAAGATCGCCAAGGTCCGCCGCGACAAGGAGTCCGCGATCGACGCGCAGGACTTCGAGCGCGCCGCGCGGCTGCGCGACGAGGAGAAGAACCTGCTCGCGCAGAAGTCCGAGCGGGAGAAGCAGTGGAAGGACGGTGACCTGGACGTCGTCGCCGAGGTCGACGACGAGCAGATCGCCGAGGTC
The sequence above is a segment of the Amycolatopsis viridis genome. Coding sequences within it:
- a CDS encoding ATP-dependent Clp protease ATP-binding subunit, encoding MFERFTDRARRVVVLAQEEARMLNHNYIGTEHILLGLIHEGEGVAAKALESLGIALEGVRQQVEEIIGQGQQAPSGHIPFTPRAKKVLELSLREALQLGHNYIGTEHILLGLIREGEGVAAQVLVKLGADLNRVRQQVLQLLSGYQGKEPAEAGSGRGEGTPSSSLVLDQFGRNLTQSAREGKLDPVIGRGKEIERVMQVLSRRTKNNPVLIGEPGVGKTAVVEGLAQNIVKGEVPETLKDKQLYTLDLGSLVAGSRYRGDFEERLKKVLKEIKTRGDIILFIDELHTLVGAGAAEGAIDAASILKPMLARGELQTIGATTLEEYRKYIEKDAALERRFQPIQVGEPSLEHTIEILKGLRDRYEAHHRVSITDSALVAAATLADRYINDRFLPDKAIDLIDEAGARMRIRRMTAPPDLREFDEKIAKVRRDKESAIDAQDFERAARLRDEEKNLLAQKSEREKQWKDGDLDVVAEVDDEQIAEVLANWTGIPVFKLTEEETTRLLRMEDELHKRIIGQEDAVRAVSQAIRRTRAGLKDPKRPSGSFIFAGPSGVGKTELSKALAEFLFGEDDALIQIDMGEFHDRYTASRLFGAPPGYVGYEEGGQLTEKVRRKPFSVVLFDEIEKAHQEIYNTLLQVLEDGRLTDGQGRTVDFKNTVLIFTSNLGTSDISKTVSLGFSSGSDEGSRYEKMKQKVNEEMKKHFRPEFLNRIDDIIVFHQLTQEQIIEMVDLMVTRVETQLKAKDMAIELTDKAKALLAKRGFDPVLGARPLRRTIQREIEDQLSEKILFGEVEPGQIVIVDVEGWSGNPEDRDDEARFVFRGEPKPADVPDAPPVSIGAGTHEDDAEGER